The Raphanus sativus cultivar WK10039 chromosome 2, ASM80110v3, whole genome shotgun sequence DNA segment AGCTCCTCGACTACTAAGCTACAAGCGTTTTCGCTAGGAACATAACCAGAAGCTAGAACTCTATCTAAACACGCTCTAGCCTCGTCGAATCTCCTCAGCTTAACCAAACAGAGAACCATCGAATCCAAAACAGAGGAATCAGGAACGATACCGTTTCCGAGCACACGCTGGTTGTAGAAAGTCTCAGCCGATTCAGGCTGGCCCATCTCCGTGAGCTTCCTTATCAGTGCCCCGCAGCAGGAAGCGTCGAGTTCTATTCCGTTGTTGACTGCGAAGTCGGTAACTGAAGCAGCCTCTGATATAGAGGAACAACCATCGATGACGCGGCGAGTCACTTCCCGAGCAGAGTCCAAGAGACCTCGTCGGCGAAGGTTAACAATCAACGACAAACATCTGGAACGGTGGTCGGACGAAGCAGAGGTTGATGATGACGGGTCCGACGTCGGAAGAGAGCAAGTCGTAGCCTTTCTCGATTTCACTAAGCGTTGACACAAAGTCTTCACCTTTAACATCGTTTTAAACCCCCTCCCCCACCAAATCTCAAGGTAAAAGCCTCTCCACGAACTCAACAAAGGATGGCACTTTAGAGTAGTTAGTGAGTTGTGGATAAGGTTTTGAAGAGATTTGGGAAGAATTAACGGCGACGGGGTTGATTGTGGGAGGCAAAGCGCGGGGGGTTTGAAACAGAGTCCTCTACTCCTCTCAATGACTAAAACCCTCGTCAATCGTCGTTAGTCTCTGtaaattggtttaatttaataacCGGCGGTACATTTGGTCGAATTAGTTTTATGAATCTGAACCGGGTTTTGTGGTTGCAAAATCGAACCATTAATAAACCGTTAACAGTGGTGGATGATCCGGATCCCAGACGGAGCAGAGCTTTTGACAAGGGGGAGGAAGCAATGTCGAGGATATGGGGGAGAGTAGCTGGATTGTTCAGAAGCAAGAGTTTCATCGGAGCAGACAAGACCGGTAACAAGTACTTTTCCAGAACGGAGCAGGTTGACGGTCTGGGCGAGTATTGTTCCTCCAATCTCTTCTCCAGAAACAGCAGTCCTTGCCCTGTTTTGTTCCGTGTCCAAAggctttttttattttattttattttatttcttcttgTGATATGTGTTTGAATTCGATTGATCAGCGATGCTGAAACGTGTCCTATTCTTCTTCGTGTGATCATGTCAATACCCATATGAAACTAACATAACTTATTTATATGAGCAAAAACGATTCTTGTTTTGTGCAGTAACATGTTCTGATGTACTTCTTTTTTTATGCTTTGCAGTAAAGGAGAAAAGATGGGTTATCTttagaagagaagaagaccCAACTTCTATTCCTGGTAACTCCTCCTCCTTTCTCAAACTTCATCAAGTGGCTTGTTTCATGGTTTCGTTTGTATGGATatgagcatatatatatatctatgcaTATGTTGATTAATTGTTGTTGTAGTTGAATGGATATGTTGGCTCAATGGGCAGCGAAAAAGAGCTCCTACTCCAGAGGTAAGATCAAACTCCTCTTTTACctgaattattattttgtaattagcAATGTGTGTTCTTCATGTTCATGGTTCGTTGCATTTATTATCTGATGTTGGTGTGTTTTATTGGTCCAGGAAATGGCTGAACTTGATGCAAGGCGTGAGCGTGTGAAGCTTAATACTGCTCGTAAGTGTTCCACATTATTAGTACATTCTTGTTACCTGTCATTTATAGGATCATAGATGTCTCATCATTCATTTTTCATGGCCTCTGCTGATCCTTTCTGCCAACAGTTAATGTCTTTTGGAACCTAGACGTTCTGAATGAACAAAGTCAGTGTTATAGTTACTTCTCTATGTGTTAACAAGTCGAGAAATTCTTGTGTTTATCCATTTAGTGTCGCTTAAATATCTTTGCAAAtgttaactgttttttttcttttgccttCTCAAGTTCTcaagaaagaagaggaagagaagaaagcCAGAGAAGGAACTGGGCGCAAAATCCCGAGCATCGGTAAATAATATTCAGAACTTCCCACAAAATCTGTTcagtttatgtttttcatatatGAAGTGGACGCTTAACGTTGTCTCTCCTTTGTATAAAGGTAAAGTTGAGGGTCCCGATTTGCCAAGCTTTATTCGCCATTTCCCAGCGGATTCAAAAGGTATTTACATTCATTTTCTCTGTATCAATTGATTACGGGAGTCACCATATAGTCCTGATTCCTGAAGCTATGATGACATTATGATAGTAAAAGTGTTCCTGTAAATTGTGGCTGGGATAGATTAGAAGGGCAAtaacagtttttttcttttcacttcGTCATTTGTTGATTCTTACGGTGAGGTTTCTACATTAGCTACTTTCCGTATAACAATAAAGAACTTATTTATTCTGTCATGAACACATGGAAGTAGGActgacagattttttttttttttttttgtttggattgTTTGTTAATGCTTTAAGGTGATAAGACAGAGGAAGCTAGTAAAGAAGCAGATCAACCAAGGTAAAATATCTATGCACAAATCATATCTTGTGTTAAATCTTTTCACTTTGCCGAATGCAAGACAGCATCCTTCACATCTATAACCAAGTGTTCTACACATTGGTTTAACAGGGTCAAGGAACATGAACCCGAGATAGCCACTGCAGAACCACCTGAACCAAAGTAAGTCTTATCTTTTTAAACCTAACACTCGTATTCAGTCTGATGGGTACGTTCATTCTGATTGTTACTAACCACTAGCAAGCAGAGTCTGTTCTATATGAACATGAACTAGTATCTTTTTGTGGTATgcttaaatacaaactaatagtAATGATCATGATAATGCAGGACAACAGAGCCATCAGGGTCTGGATCATCATTTAGGCCCGGAACATGGCAACCACCATCCTGAACACATCTCATGTTCACGTTGACAAACAACCAACTGATTTTTTTATGCAACCATCTGTTTGTTGTAGTCTACATTAATCGATTGGTTCGAGATGATTAAAATAGCTATTGAGCACCCTAAAGTTGTGATTTCGGATCCAACATCAATGAAATGCCATTTATTTAGCTCACCAAGTATGGATTTATTGTTTAGCCAAAGAATGATATAATTAACATTCTACAGTTTTTCACCCAATTCAACTCGACAAACCAATGAATCAAAAACCAGTAATAGCCAAAATCAAACAAAGAGCACAGAACGCATCTTTTAAAAAACCCTTATTAGGTTGGAGAGGCAAAGAATAAAGGTATGGAACCAAAAACAGGAAAAAACTCTATTTATGGAAATTGCCAAAGAAGCCATTAGGAACAGCAACTGGCATTGGCTGATTCGTCGGGAAAGGAGGCTGCATAACCGGATATTGGACAGGAACGCTGTAAGGTTGCAGTACACCCGGCGTGAACGGTTGGGAAACGCATAGCTGCAGCGGCTGGCCAGCTGCAACTACACCTACATCACACAAATTGGTTCattcagcaaaaaaaaacatcggTTGTTCTTTAGGGTATCTACCGAGAGACTCAAGTGTTTTACCTTGATGCTTCAGGTATTGGACATGTTGTGCGGGAGGTAGAGGGCGGGAGAGCATAGGTGGAAGAGCCGGTGTTCCCTGAACTAGATTCTggaaataaaaagaagacaGATGATTACATAAGATATGAAtacaaatatatgaataataagAAGACATTTTCGACCTAACGTAAACCAATGACTTAGCAAATATTGTTCTCTTTCACTCAACGACACAGGACATTACGTATATCTCGAGGAGATACAAACAGCTAATCAAGAAGTTTATATGCACCAAGTTCTTACCTGAGAAACTGGTTGGACATATACTAGCTGTCCTGATCTCGCAGCCATTACCTGGGGTACAGTAGAAAGAGCATTTAGAGACATATACACTAAGTAGAGCTCCTACAGTGCAACTCAGTataataaataagtttttttttatttcaaaggTGAGATTTTGGATCTTCCATGAAATACAACCTGAGGATTTGGGTTTACAAACATTGGTGATGCTTGAACAGATTGGTATGGAGAAGTGAATCTCTGCGGCTGTTCCCTGTTAATAGTAGGCCCGATCATCTGCAAAAAAGTGGGATGCAAATTGAAGCATGATTCATTGACTGAAGAAGATATAGGTGGAAGAACTAAAGGGAGGCAATTTGTAAAACTAGGTTATGTCAATTTAAAGAGATCTCTTATCTAATTTTCTATACTGACATTTGTCGAGTATTGACGCTTAGTGCTGAAACAATATACTACTCTCAACTACTACTTGATAAGTCCCCTTTGACATAATATGCccgaagagaaagagaagcagggataatatagaaaatataatacttACGTGTTGAGGAAAAGGAACACCAAGAGCATTTCCAGCAGTCAAATTACCATATGGTACAAACTTGGAAGATGGAGATGTTTGGGGCAAATAACGGTTGTTCACAAGTTCTGGGTAAAAAGCTTCAGGAACAGGTAGCATGGGATTGTTGCTTGGTATATAAGCAATATTTCCAATGTCAGGCATAGCAGTAGGAGCCGGTGAAAGACGTTTTGTATAAGATGGAGAAAAGTTCTTTGCCGCTGGATTCAACTTGAACTCCTGCAAGTATGTGGTAAAActtctaaaaatagaaacttgTAACTGAGCAATAGATAAAGTAAAATGAACCTTAAGGCTAATTTGACAGAATACACCAATGACTCTGAACGTGTTCTCAAAGAACAAGGAATAGATAACAAATCTTTACGACCTAACAGCATAACTGTATTCAGGAATTACCTTGGCCTTTTTGACGGCCTGGATAGGTGCTGGTTCGTTAGGAGGTGCCTCTAAGACCTGACACAACTCTGAGGTTTCATCAACGGTTGTACTTTGTGAGGATGAACTGTCAGGGGAAGAGAGCCTTTCAGCAGCATCGTGAAAACCGTTACTTAAAGGTTCCAGCACCAACTTATCTTCTTCTATTGGTTTAACTCGTTCGGACATGCTATCCACTGGATGATCGAATGAAACAAAGTCGAGGAAAAGCAGGTAAGAAAACAACACTTCACTGTCGAAAAAGAAGTAGAAACAACTCTAccataaaaatatcaaaggtAGAAACAATTGTAGAGAAAATGAACTTACAGCTAGAACTTGAGCTTTGGATATCAACctgaaacaagaaaaattaacaaaaaagcAACTGTGAAGTAACTAACAACCGAATTAAACAAATGAACTATCCATTGTGTAAGACTAACCTTATCCAACTGGTGATGAACATCAGGAACTTTTTCACTAGGGTTCAAAATCTTGCCTCCTCGCTGTCTGGTCAACAAAAGCATTCAAGaatcaaagaaaagaaataaacctTATAATATAAGTGATGTTACTTCTGCCCCACGTAAATGCATTATGTCGTGTTCaacttatattaatatatatttctaaccATAAATCAAACCTTGAAAGCGATGACCAAATTCTATTCTTTGGAATTGATAATTGACAATTTCAAAGGAACATATAACCTAGGTTCTACGAATCTACGTATTATCAATCAAACCCTACACCCATCAGAACAGAATAGCTACCATGCAATTTTATAACTAACAGTACAGAGCTTTGAAATCAGTCTTGATCGATCGATAATATGATTCCCAGTGAACGTAGTTATTATTCCTCAACTTAAATGTTCTTTTGCCATACTAATGTCATTTATACGTCGTTTATTATAAAACCGTTACCGTTTACTAGATTCCGAATACGTTACGGCCAGAAACAAAAGACTTCAATGTTCAACATTAAAAAAGACATAGGAATCTATAACAACTGCCCTGGCAAACAAAAAGCCAGATGAAAATACATACTTCCATATGAACAGACTGTCAAAGTCACAAACTACGTACCAAAAGGGTGACTCTCACATATCCCTGACATTCAGAAGCTCCAAATATACACAAACACgaaaatggtgaagaagaaaaataccACCACCGCCGATGATACCGGATCAAAATCTGTGAAATCAAGCAGACGATCACAGCGCTCCAACCTCCAAGCCTCACATGCTCTGTCACTGTCACAGACGCTCACTGAAGATCCAGGTTTGGTTTCAATACAACTTTAACCATATAATAAGCTGTACTGAACAAAGCAAAAACTATTGATCAACCGTATGCAGGTCTAGCTAAACATTTAGAAAGCCAGCCATGGTTAAGACCTGAGTACAGTCGCCAATCGTACAGAACTTTGGTATCTGATAAAggtgaaattatatttttaaaaaattctatcATCTACTTCCCTCACATGAAGGGTAATCTTATGGAGTGTTACCAGAAATACTTGTTTGCACCTAGTGGCCAAGGGGATAAAAGTTGCCGGCTCAACCTGCGCAAGTACATAAGAGTAAATTTTATTCGCAATGAACTTAGAAGAAATATATGCATTAACATTTGCTCTACCTGCTTCACTTAAGTAGCAAACAGCAAATACTATCGAGATATCCAACAGTCTTTTACTAAGAAACAAGAGCAagcttaaataaaaaaaaatgggaTCCTTCAACATAAGGGAAAATACATGAATCAACTCTAGTGACACGACATGACAAAAGTCTCATGAACCTTAAGTTCGAAAAACAAAGCATCCTATTTATATATTCATAGTTAAAAGATGAAACCATCAGACATTTTATAGCATCTCACAGACAGATTTAATAGCaatgttatataaaaatatttaacccCATACTTAGACGGGGCATGGAAGAAGTCCTGGATGGCGTGCAGATCAGGTTTCAAAGTTAAGATTTTAAGTGCGGGATTGAAGAACTCAATAACATCCCCTATACTGTGCTTTTAAATTAGATGCTGTAAATAATTctaaaagtgtaatataagaGATGAGTGATATTTACTCGTAGTCTCAAATAAGATGGCGGTGATATTTTGCAACAAATCCAACAGAATGGAGAAAATGTTAAGAAGAATTTCAGAGACCTATTGAAAAAGAACTAATAGAGAGAGAGCAACAAATCCAACAGCATGGAGTTTTTGGTCAGAGGTTGAGAGGTAAAGCAGACAATATCTTACAGTGATGCTGATGTGGAGGAGGATCAAGTGTCATGACAGCTTCGGACCACACAATGTTTCCTATAATCTCGCATGTCTTCTTGCGTATCTCCAAAGAAATCTCCGCACACCAAATCTCCAACTTATGAGGAGCAAGCACGTCCCAGAAGATCAACATGTTGGGACCAAAGTTGCTTAGTTTGTGCCCGGGAAGTATTTCATCGATTTCCATTGTCCCCAGTCCCAACCCTAATATCGGTTCTGATCTTCTGCATATCTCCCACTTATTCGATACCCCTCCACCATAGTTAACCATCTTGGAGGCAGCAAGAGTATCCCTGAGAGACTCCAAGCCCATCACCTCTCTCCACTCCATCTTTTCATTCCACTCCAATTCACTTGGCTCACACCACAATATCTGCCCACCACTTAGACTGCAGTACACGACATTATCTATCACATGCCAACACCTTTTAATTCCGGAGATATCCCTATACCCTTTTTTCCATTTGCTTTCACTTGGTATGTAGGATAAACATATCCCTAAGCCATTCATAACAACCACCTTCTGTTCCTCTATAACTATGCTTTCGCACACTAAGGGAAAATCACACCGAGGCGGTGGCATCGGCAGGGCATCCCAAGTCTGCTGCTTTGGGTCGAAGACCTCTCCCCACTTGCCGGACTCCCGGCCTTCACATCCTCCGAACACGTATATCCTCCCGTCCACCACGCCCGCCACGGCTGAATATCGAGCCATCCCCATGGAAGGGAGAGTGCTCCACGTGTGAGATCTACAATCTAGAAACAATACATTCGACGTGGCTCTCCCGTCAATCTTACCACCCATGATGTAGATCCCACAACCATGAGCCACCATGCAAGATGCTTCCGGAGGCTGGTAAAAATAAGATCGCACTGGGACAAGCCGCAGGTTAAGAGTTTTTGGGGAGAGGGTGAACCAGCGTGGGTTTGGGTCTGGAGGGATGCGTAAGCATAGATAGATACGGTTTTCCGTGAAGCCCAAAAGGGATCGGAAGTCGTACAACTCAGGAGAAGCCACTACTGAACGGTGCCACTTGGAGACGAGGGATAAGGAAGCATGGTCCGATTTTGAGACGCGGGCCAAGCAACTTAGAACTATCTCATCCGGCAACAAAGATAACCCACTCGGAGGAGACGAGCAAGACAGCTTCAGTTTCTTCCTAGTACGCGATGGCTCTTCGTCTGCGTCGCATGTATTCATGATCTGGTTTTTGTTTTGACTCCttgtgtttttttatgtttaggaTGTCTAAATTTCTTCTTGCTCTCAAACTCTTGTTTCGGATTATGCTTGAATGAATATGAAAAACCGATCTCTCATCCTCTATCTATATGAGTAGGAACTTCCTTTTATCTATATGAGTAGGAACTTCCTTATTCTTTACCGATATTTTTCTAATTATGATTCTTCATATTtttctatcaaatattttattgtcTCGTGAAGTCTTTCAATTATCTCGTGTCTTTAAAACTCCCTCTCCATATATGTTTATTAGTTTCTAAACTAGGTAGTTATCCGCGCTTTGCGCgggatgagatggttagatcagcaatttttcgaaaatattagaaagtatatatatatagtttggaatttgggttttgtgtgtttttttgtgtttaatcttGGTGGTGCTGATTTTAT contains these protein-coding regions:
- the LOC108817721 gene encoding uncharacterized protein LOC108817721, whose amino-acid sequence is MSRIWGRVAGLFRSKSFIGADKTGNKYFSRTEQVDGLVKEKRWVIFRREEDPTSIPVEWICWLNGQRKRAPTPEEMAELDARRERVKLNTALLKKEEEEKKAREGTGRKIPSIGKVEGPDLPSFIRHFPADSKGDKTEEASKEADQPRVKEHEPEIATAEPPEPKTTEPSGSGSSFRPGTWQPPS
- the LOC130508703 gene encoding uncharacterized protein LOC130508703, with amino-acid sequence MHLRGAERGGKILNPSEKVPDVHHQLDKVDIQSSSSSLDSMSERVKPIEEDKLVLEPLSNGFHDAAERLSSPDSSSSQSTTVDETSELCQVLEAPPNEPAPIQAVKKAKEFKLNPAAKNFSPSYTKRLSPAPTAMPDIGNIAYIPSNNPMLPVPEAFYPELVNNRYLPQTSPSSKFVPYGNLTAGNALGVPFPQHMIGPTINREQPQRFTSPYQSVQASPMFVNPNPQVMAARSGQLVYVQPVSQNLVQGTPALPPMLSRPLPPAQHVQYLKHQGVVAAGQPLQLCVSQPFTPGVLQPYSVPVQYPVMQPPFPTNQPMPVAVPNGFFGNFHK
- the LOC130508704 gene encoding F-box/kelch-repeat protein At4g39560-like yields the protein MNTCDADEEPSRTRKKLKLSCSSPPSGLSLLPDEIVLSCLARVSKSDHASLSLVSKWHRSVVASPELYDFRSLLGFTENRIYLCLRIPPDPNPRWFTLSPKTLNLRLVPVRSYFYQPPEASCMVAHGCGIYIMGGKIDGRATSNVLFLDCRSHTWSTLPSMGMARYSAVAGVVDGRIYVFGGCEGRESGKWGEVFDPKQQTWDALPMPPPRCDFPLVCESIVIEEQKVVVMNGLGICLSYIPSESKWKKGYRDISGIKRCWHVIDNVVYCSLSGGQILWCEPSELEWNEKMEWREVMGLESLRDTLAASKMVNYGGGLEIWCAEISLEIRKKTCEIIGNIVWSEAVMTLDPPPHQHHCKILSALPLNL